A stretch of Salvelinus alpinus chromosome 4, SLU_Salpinus.1, whole genome shotgun sequence DNA encodes these proteins:
- the LOC139573924 gene encoding guanine nucleotide-binding protein G(I)/G(S)/G(T) subunit beta-3-like translates to MGEMEELRKEADNLKDQITEARKVVQDTTLQEAVAGTTLVGRVQLKTRKTLRGHLAKIYAMHWGTDTKLCVSASQDGKLIVWDTLTTNKVNAIPLKSSWVMTCAYAPSGNMVACGGLDNMCSIYNLKGKDGNVKVMRELAAHTGYLSCCRFLSDSEIITSSGDCTCILWDIETGTEKTIFAGHLGDCMSLAVSPDFKMFISGACDFTAKLWDIREATCRQTFSGHESDINAIGFFPNGNAVITGSDDATCKLYDLRADQELITYQDSGIMCGVTSLAPSLSGRLLLAGYDDFNVNIWDMLKAERVGVLAGHDNRVSCIGVSSDGMACCTGSWDSFLKIWN, encoded by the exons ATGGGCGAAATGGAGGAGCTGCGAAAGGAGGCGGACAACCTCAAAGATCAGATCACT GAGGCCCGAAAGGTAGTGCAGGACACCACCCTGCAGGAGGCGGTTGCTGGGACGACGCTGGTGGGGCGTGTCCAGCTGAAGACAAGGAAGACGCTGAGGGGTCACCTGGCCAAGATCTATGCCATGCACTGGGGCACTGACACCaa GTTGTGTGTCAGTGCCTCTCAAGATGGAAAGCTGATAGTGTGGGACACCTTGACCACCAACAAG GTGAACGCCATCCCTCTGAAGTCCTCGTGGGTGATGACGTGTGCCTACGCGCCCTCAGGGAACATGGTGGCGTGTGGCGGTCTCGACAACATGTGCTCCATCTACAACCTCAAGGGCAAGGACGGCAACGTCAAGGTTATGCGTGAGCTGGCCGCACACACAG GTTACCTGTCCTGCTGTCGTTTCCTTAGCGACAGTGAGATCATCACCAGCTCTGGCGACTGCACCTG TATTCTATGGGACattgagacagggacagagaagaCCATCTTCGCGGGCCACTTGGGTGACTGCATGTCCCTGGCCGTGTCCCCCGACTTCAAGATGTTCATCTCGGGGGCGTGTGACTTCACAGCCAAACTGTGGGACATCAGGGAAGCCACCTGCAGACAGACGTTCAGTGGCCACGAGAGTGACATCAACGCCATCGGG TTCTTCCCCAATGGTAATGCGGTTATAACGGGCTCAGACGATGCCACCTGTAAGCTGTACGACCTGAGGGCAGACCAGGAGCTCATCACCTACCAGGACTCGGGCATCATGTGTGGGGTGACCTCCCTCGCCCCGTCCCTCTCCGGCCGACTTCTACTGGCCGGATACGATGACTTCAACGTCAACATCTGGGACATGCTTAAAGCCGAGAGAGTGG GAGTGCTGGCTGGTCATGACAACAGGGTGAGCTGCATCGGAGTATCCTCGGACGGAATGGCATGCTGCACAGGATCCTGGGACAGCTTCCTGAAGATATGGAACTGA